The Emcibacter nanhaiensis DNA window CCCGTTCCCGCACCCCTTCCGGACTGTGGCCGCAATAGCTCATGCCGAGGCGCCGGGCTTCCTCCACGGCCGCCTCATAGGCCTCGCGGGTGAGGTTGGAATAGAATTTCAGGGTCCGGTAGCCGGCGTCATATTGGTCCTGGACCGCGGCCCTGGCCTCGGCAGCAGTGATGATGATTTTCTGGTTGTCCTGCTGGTTGGGGCCGGGACTATTGAGGATCGGGCCGGTGGTGATGAAATCCGGGCCCAGGATTTCCCTCTCGGCAAGGCGTTTGGCCAGTGGCAGATGAAACGGCATGCCGCCCATATTGCGGATACCGGTCACGCCGTGGGCGAGGTAGCCGGCCAGTTCGGCTTCATCCCAGACATGGACATGGGCGTCAATCAGGCCCGGCATCAGGGTGCGCCCCCGGCCGTCGACAAACAGGGCGTCTTCCGGCGCAGTCAGTGACCCTGCAGCGCCCACGGCTTCAATGCGGTCGCCGATCACCAGCACGGCGCGCCCGGCTTCCGCTTGCGGGGCGCCCGGGACCATGGAGAGGAGCCGCACATTGTCGATCAGTACCGCGCGGGGGGCAGAAGGGTCGGGGTCGAGCACCGACGGCGTGTCATGGATGAGAAAAGTCAGCCACAGGCCGGTGATGACGAGGAGAAGCCCGAAGGCGATGAGGAGGCGTTTGAACATGGGCACAGATACCGCAGGTTATCATTATTTTGGAAAATACTAATGACTTGAAAAAAGGTTGGCAAGCAATGGATAGCGGTACCTCTGTATAAAAAGGCCGGGCCCCAACCGGGTCCGGCCTACTGCCATGTGTTTGCCAAAAGAGTCTGCCTGGCACTTACACCGGGGCATCCTTGCTTTTCTGGGTGAAGATATGCCTGCGTTTCTGGCCCCATTCCATCAGCGCCTCGGTGCGCTTTTTCGCCCCCTCGGGATCGCTTTCCAGGGGCGGGAAAGCCTTGAGGATATTATTGAAATAGGCGGCTACCATCTCCTTCACTTCCGGATAGGGCAGGATGTAGAGCTGGTTCGCCTCGATGCCCTTGTGGACATTTTCCGCCAGTTCCAGCGGGTCCATGCCATGCTGGTAGATATCCTTGAGCGCCTGTTTGCTCTCTTCGTTGACCACATAACCGGATTTGCCGAGATGGGCCGGGCGGGTGTCGCTGGACAGCGCAATATTGGTGTTGATGTTGGCCGGGCACAGCACCGAAACCCCGATGTCATATTTGGCCAGTGCCTCGCGATAGCTTTCCATCAGGCTGATCACGGCCGACTTGGCCGCACTGTAGAGCGCGGTGCCGTCATGGCCGCCAAACCCGCCCATGGAAGACGTGGACACAATATAGCCCGGCCGTCCGGCCTTGATCATGCGCGGCACAAAGGTCACCATGCCGTTGATCACACCATTCAGGTTGACCCCCATCACCCAGTCGAAATCCTCGTAGGTGGAGGCTTCGGTCGGGCCGTGGGCGAAGACGCCGGCGGTATTGAACAGCAATTCCGGCGGGCCGCCATAGATGTCCTCGACCTGATCGGCGACACGGGCATAGGCCTCGCGGTCCATCAGGTCCATCTGGGCGCCATGGGCTTCGATCCCCTCCGCGCGCAGTTTTTCCAGCGCTGCCTCGAGGGCGTCACCGCGGATATCAACGATGAAGATCCGGCAGCCGAGGCGGCCGAAATATTGCGCCTGGCCGAACGCTGCACCATGGGCGCCGCCGGTAATGAAGGCGATTTTGTCCTTATAGTCCATTTCGGTCTCCTGTTTGTCTCTCTCAGGCTGTCAAAATCAGGCCTGCGGCGCCGTAGATTGTCTGGCGACAACGGGCAGCAGCAGGATCAGGCCGGCGATAATGGCGCCGGAGGCCATAATGATGGAAACTTCCGGGATGCCAAAGCCGGCCGCCAGCAGGAAGCCGACGATGACGGGACCGATGGTGGACCCGCCGCGCCCGGCGCCGACCACGAAGCCGGTGCCGGTGGCCCGGAGCGTGGTGGGATAGCTTCGCGCCAGGAGGGCAAACAGACCCACGGTGCTGCCATAGATGCAGAAGCCCAGCAGGAAGCCGACGATTTTTAGCAGCATGAGGTCTGGCGGAACCTGGCCGAATATAATCACCAGGACCCCGGCCGACAGCATCAGGGCGATGAGCATCTTGCGCAGGTCCCTGAAGGTGGCGACCCAGCCGAACAGGGCGCCGCCGATTATGCCGCCGACGCTGACCCAGACCGACACTTGGGTGCCGTTGACCTTGTCAAAGCCGAGATCGGTGACGATGGACGGAACCCAGGTCAGGATATAATAGACGGTCATGATGTTGAGCAGGTAGCTGAAGGTCAGGGCCAGGGTCAGGCGCAGCTTGTCCCGGGTAAACAGTTCCATGATGCCGGCCTTGGCGGGCGTCTCGGAAATCCTGATTTCTTCTGCTTCGCTGTGGCCCAGGGTGCGCAGGATGGCATTGGCTTCCGGCAGCGCCTCCTGTCCCTTCCGGGTGACCAGAAATTCGATGGATTCCGGCATGAAGAAATAGGCGACCGGCAGGATCAGCAAGGCGGCGCAGCCGCCAAAGATGAAGACCGACGGCCAGGCGAAATGACTGAGCAGCACCGCGGCGGCCGATCCGCCGACAAAGCCGCCGATGGCATAGCCGATGCCCATGACGCAGACGGAAAAGTTCCGGCGTTTTTCATTGGAAAACTCAGAACTGATTGCATTGATGGTCGGGATCATGCCGCCGATGCCGAGACCGGTGATGAAGCGCCAGAACGCCAAGTGATAGATATCCGATGACAGGGCGGATAAAAACATCCCGCCGCTCATGATCACGAGGCAAATCAGGGTAATTTTGCGGCGGCCGATCCTGTCGGCCAGCGGCGGCAGGACAAAGGAGCCGAGGGTCATGCTGAGCAGGCCGGCGGAGAAGACAATGCCCATGACGTCTTTGCCAATGGACCAGTCCTGCATAATTCCCGGCGCCGCGAAGGTAATGGCCAGGATGTCAAAACCGTCGAGGGCATTGAGGAAAACGCATAGCCCGATGACCAGGATTTGCCGGGCCTTCATGGGTTCCCGGTTGATAATGTCCCGCGGATCGTTGTTCATGCCGGGCCTCCCTTACTGTTGTTTCCCTGATAATTTTATTGATCTGCAAAAGGGCCCGCCTGGCGTCCCGCTTGTCGGTTAAGTCGTAATCCACTCTTCCAGCGCTTTGGTGACCTGCTCGGGGCGTTCGATCGGGGCAAAATGGCCGGCATCCTCGATCACCACCAGTTTGGCATTGTCCAGATAGGTCAGCATTTCCTCATGCTGGCTGAGCGGACTCCACTGATCCTGGCGTCCCACCGCCAGCAGCACCGGGCATTTGATGTGGGGCAGGGTTATGGTAGCATCCGGGCGGTCCAGCAGCGCCTTGATCTGGCGTTCGTGCTGCTCGGGATCCGCCCGGAGTACCATGGCCGTCAGGGCCCCCATCAGGTCTTTGTCGGAATGTCTGTCTTCATGCACCATCGGCGGCAGCCAGCGCGCGGCCAGCGCCTCCATACCTTCGTTATAGGCCAGGTCCACTAGTACTTGTCTCTTGGCTTCCTCCCCTTCCTTGCGGGGATGCACGCCGGTGTCAATCAGCGCCAGTTTCCTGATCCGGTCCGGGGCGAGCCGCGCCATCTCCACAGCGACGCGGGCGCCCATGGAATGACCGGCCACATAAAGCGGGCCCGGGTTTTTATCCAGGATCTCCTGCGCCATTTTGGTCATGGAAATGCCGCCGGAAACATCGGCAATGCGCACCGGCACAAGGGAGCCGAGCTTTTCCGCCGCATGTTCCCAGACAATGTCGTCGGACAGCAGGCCGGGGATCAGGATGAGTGTAGGGGTGTCTGCGTTCATCTTCGATTCCGTATCGCTGGCTCAGGAAGTCTGCGGGTTATATTTGATGTCGATGCTGCCCTGGCGATTATGGATCTGCCAGCCCTCACCGGTTTTTTTCAGCTCGTCGGTAAAACTGCCGACCAATAGCGGATTAGCTGTCTCGATGGCGCCGCCGTTGCCGGCATCCCCGGAGATCAGCAGCACCCGGCTGAAGGCCAGGACCTCGGTCGGGCTTTTCACCTCGAACATGCTGTTGGTCAGCAGGTGACAGGTGGTGCGCGGCGGCCGGGCCTCCAGCGAGGCGAGGATTTCCGCCCGGCCGCGGAACGGATTGTCGGGATCGCTGGGGCGGGCCAGGGTCGCGTCCTCGGTGTAGCAGTCGGCCAGCTCCTGCCAGCGCCCCTGGTCCAGCAGGTTGGTAATCCGGTTGAGCAGCTGCTGGCAGTACCACTCAATGGCCCGTTTTTCTTCTCCGGTCATTTCGGTGGTCATTTCTTTCCCCCGCTGATTTCAATAAGCCGCGGCGACCCGGCATAGATTTCCTCCACCAGGTCGGCGCGGTTGGCGAGCACGGCCCGCTGGTTCACGGACCCCTTGTCGGTGACCTCGTTATGAACCGGGGACGGCGGCGTGTCGACCAGCAGGATGCGTTTCACCAGGGTCGAGGAGCCGGTGTTCTTGGCGGCGAGGCTGTCCAGATGGTCCTGGAAATAGCTCCTGACCGTGGGGTCCTCTACGAGATCAGCGGGAGAGGCGTCGGCCCTGCCGGCGATCTTCCTGAGCACCTCGAAATTGGGGAACACCAGGGCGCCGAGGAAATCCCGGTCGGCGCCGGTGATGGCCAGGTCCTTGATGGCTTCTTCAAAATGATCGACGATCTTGTCGCGCAGAATGCCGGTGGTGACCCAGGTGCCGGTATTCAGTTTGAAGTTCTCGGCGGTGCGGCCGTCAAACATGAAGCCCTTGGAGAAGTCATCCGGGTCCCAGGGTTTCAGGGCGTCGCCGAAACAATAGAAGCCTTCTTCGTCAAAGGCCTTTTTGGTGGCTTCCGGGTTTTTGTAATAGCCGGGCATAATGTTCGGGCCGCGCACCCGGGCATCCAGCTTGCCTTCCATCGGCACCAGTTTCAGTTCCACACCGTTGCACGGCAGGCCCATGTTGCCGGATTCCTCCATGGCCCAGGTGCAGAACAGCGCCGGCGGCGAGGTTTCGGTCGCGCCGAGACCGCTGCCGATCAGGATCCGCTTGCCGATGGTAGCGACGGCGGTTTCTTCCAGGGTGTTCCAGGTATGCTGGGAAATCTTGGCCCCGGCATACCAGAGCATTTTCAGGTTCTTGTAGAACTTCTGGCAGAATTCCGGATGGGTTTTCATATGATCGAGCAGCATCTCGAACCCTTTGGGCAGGTTGAAATACCAGGTCGGGGACACTTCTTCCAGGTTCCGGATGGTCTTGTGAATGTCCTGCGGGGTCGGACGGCCGTCATCAATATAGAGGGTGCCGCCGTTGAACATGACCATATAGAAGACCTTGTTGCCGCCCGCTGTATGGTTCCAGGGCGCCCAGTCCAGCACCACAATCGGTTCTTCCTTCATGAACAGGAAGGTTTCCTGGTTCATCATCTGGCCGGCGGACACCATGCCGTTGGTGTTGATCACCGCCTTGGGGGTGCCGGTGGAGCCGGACGTGAACAGGAACTTGACGATGGTATCCTTGGTCACATTGGCGAAGGCCTCGTCCACGGCGTCGGTTGGCGGGGTGTTGCAGGCATCCTCGAAATCAACGCCGTCGGCATTCTTGCTGTCCACATGCAGCAGCTTGACATCGGGGGTGGCGATGGCTTCGATGGCGCCGGCATAGGGGGCCTTCTCGGCGGCAAAAATCATGCCCGGGTTAAGCGGCGGGACAATTTCCTTGAGCCGCTTATATTCGGTCTTGGGATTGGAATAGGCGGTGGACACCGGGGCATAGGGCACGCCCACATAGGCGGCGGCCAGGCCCAGCAGCGCATGTTCCAGGTCATTGCCGGACAGAATCAGGATCGGGCGATCAGCCGTCAGGCCCTGGTCGAGGATGAACTGGCCGAGGCTTCTTACCTTTTTCAGTGCCTCCCCATAGGTCAGCTTGCGCCAGTCGCCGCCGCCCTTGCGGTCGGCAAGGAACAAACGGTCCGGGGTGGTTTCGGCAAAATGGACAAGCGGCTCCATAATCCGCGCCGGGCCTTCCGGCAGGGGTTTTTCCTGCTTGATATAGATGGTGCCGTCTTCCGCATATCTGACATTGATTTTCGGCTCCCACACGGCAACTTCGCGCACGGGGGCATCTCGCCAGGACTGTTCTTTCTGTTTACTTTCCGCCATTGAATCTATTCCCGAATTACATGGTCTGTGGAATGATCGCTCATTCCCTCCCTACAGACTCGACACTCTATCCGATCCTTAAAATGGATACAATAATAATGTTTTTATCTCGAAAAAGCCTCAATAAGTCAATTATTGGATACAATAATTATGGTTCACTCTTCCAGGCTTTCGGCTGATTTTTTCGCCGAGGCGTTTTTCCGGTCGGTGGAAAACATGCTCTCGAACTGGATCTTGCTGTGTTCCTTGAACAGGAACTCCACCCGTTCGCCGTCCCGGGCCCGGATGGCGGAGACAATGGCATGATGATGGCCGTGGGCGCGGAACATCAGCTCATAGGCCCGGTCGAGGCCCACCTGGTCGAACACAATGGCCGACGGGGCAATGAACGGCACGTGGTACAGCCGGTCAATGAAGGATTCCAGCATCGGCGACTGGCAGTTTTCCACAATGGTGCGGTGCAGGCGGATGTTCATCTCGCTGTAGGCATTTTCATCATCATCGGTCACATAGCGTTTTTTGAAAATTTCATCCCCTTCCTGCAGACAGTCCACCAGTTCGTCTATCACTTCCGGGGCGGCGCCGTTGCGCGCCAGGGTGCGGCCGGCAAGGGCCTCGAGCGTGCCGCGCAATTCGATGGAGCGCAGGGTCTCCTCATCGTCAAATTCCTTGACCGCAAATCCCCTCTTGCCCACCGGGATCAGGAATCCTTCTGCCGCGAGGGCCGGAATGGCGTTGCGGATCGGGGTTCGGGACATGCCCAGTTGCTCGGCGAGCCCGGCTTCGGTCAGGCGCTCGCCAGCGGCAAGTTCGCCGGAAAGAATCATCTCCCTTAGAATCTGGATCGGTTTTTTTGACATTTTTCCTCGCTTTATTTTTATTTACCCTTCTCCGCCTGTTCCCCCGGACCGGATCGTGCGCAGGGCCCGGTGGTTATCGGATGTTCTTAAAATAAACGGACAATAATTATTATTCTACCACTGATTCCAACTCTTTTGTAATATGCCAACCTATAAAATGTATCCCATTTGATGAAATAAGTGAAATATTTCTTGATATTTTGCATATATGGACTAAAAATGTATCCAATATATAGTTTTATTTGCTGCCTGATTTCAGGTTGTTCATAGGGAAATCTTCGGTCTGGGCCCCAGGGGAATGGTTGATCTGTTCTGCTTCCGGTCTCACCCGAGCAATTACAAAGAGAAGGAAAAATGGTGAAAAATCTGGAAGAATATATGAAAGCGTTCCCCAGTTCTGTCGAAATGCTGCGCAATTCACAGGCTGGCCCCAACGCTTATCCCGGTGTCCCGGCCGAATTTACCAACTGGCGTGATGAACAGTGGGGCTGGCAGCATGCCTGCGTGCTGTTTGACCAGTCCTACCATATGGTGGACATGCTTCTGGAAGGTCCCGATGCCCTGGCGCTGCTGACCTACCTCGGCATTAACAGCTTCAAGAATTTCCAGGTCGACCGGGCCAAGCAGTTTGTACCCTGCAGCTATGACGGTTATGTGATCGGTGATGTGATCCTGTTCTACCTGGCGGAAAACAGCTTCAGCCTGGTGGGCCGCATGCCGACCCTGAGCTGGATCCAGTTCCATGCGGAAACCGGCGACTGGGACGTCAGCATTCATATCGACCAGCGTACCGCCGCCCGCAAGGACCCATCCCGCCGCGACAATTACCGTTTCCAGGTTCAGGGCCCCAACGCCATGAAGCTGATGGAAAAAGTGCTCGGCGAAACCCCGCCGGACCTGAAATTCTTCCATATGTGCACCATGAATATTGCCGGCAAACAGGTCCGCGCCCTGCGTCACGGCATGGCCGGTCAGCCCGGGTTCGAACTGTTCGGCCCCTGGGACGAGAAAGAACCGGTGCAGAACGCCATCATCGAAGCCGGCAAGGAGTTCGGCCTGCGCCGCGTCGGCGGCCGCGCCTATTCTTCCAACACCTTGGAATCCGGCTGGATCCCGTCCCCGCTTCCGGCTGTCTATTCCGGTGAGAAAATGAAGCCTTACCGCGAATGGCTGACCGAGAACGACTATGAAGCCAAAGCCTCCATCGGCGGCAGCTTCGTGTCCGACAACATCGAAGATTATTACTTCACTCCCTGGGACCTGGGCTATGGCGGATTCGTCAAGTTCGACCATGACTTCATCGGCCGCGAGGCGCTGGAGAAAATGGCCGACAATGATCATCGCCAGAAAGTGACCCTGGAGCTGCACAGCGACGATGTCATGAAGGTGATCGGCTCCCAGCTCGACAGCGGCGAAATGGAACGCGGTAAATTCTGGGAATTCCCGTCTGCCGTTTACTCCATGCATCCCATGGATAAAGTGATGAATGACAAAGGCGAAACCGTTGGCGTGTCCACCTGGGTGGGCTACAGCTCCAACGAGCGCAAGATGCTGACCCTGGCGGTGCTCAATCCCGAATATGCCAAGCCCGGCACCCAGCTGACCTTCGTCTGGGGCGAGGAAAACGGCGGCACCACCAAGCCGACCGTAGAGCCGCACAAGCAGTTCGAAATCCGCGCCCTGGTGAGCCCGGTGCCTTACGCTGCCGTGGCCCGCGAGCAATATGCGGACATCGAAGGCTGGCGCAAGCAAAGCTAACTTGTTTGGAGGCGAGGCATACCCCTGTCTCGCCTCTTTCATTCTAGTGGAGACCTCCCATGGCTCTTGATAAACCATACAAGGACATTCCCGGCACCACGGTTTTCGATTCCGCCCAGTGTCGCAAAGGCTATCACCTGAACCAGTTCTGCATGTCGCTGATGAAGGAAGAAAACCGCAAGCGATTCCTGGCCGACGAGCGCGCCTATCTCGACGAGTGGCCGCTGACCGAGGACATGAAGCAGGCGGTGATGGACCGGGATCTTACCCGCCTGATCGAACTTGGCGGCAATGTCTATTTCCTGGTCAAGATCAGCGCCACTGACGGGGTCAGCGTGCGCACCGCGGTTGCCTCCATGACCGACATGACCGAAGAGGAATATGCCGATATGCTGGCCCATGGCGGGCGCCCGGCAGAAGGAAACCGTAGTTTGAAGGACTGGGAATAATGGCGCGTATTACAGCAGGAATTGGCACGTCCCATGTGCCGTTGATCGGTCGGGCCATTGATACCGGCGAGACCCAGACAGATTATTTCAAGCCGATGTTTGACGGCTATGAATTTACCAAGAAGTGGGAACAGGAACAGAAGCCCGATGTGGTGGTGCTGGTTTACAATGACCATGCCTCGGCCTTCGACCTCAAGATCATTCCGACTTTTGCGGTCGGGTGCGGCGAGGAGTTCAAACCGGCGGACGAGGGCTTCGGCGCCCGCCCGGTGCCGGTGGTCAAGGGTCATCCGGACCTGGCCTGGCACATCGTCCATTCGGTGATCGAGGATGATTTCGACCTGACCATCATCAACGAGATGGAAGTGGACCACGGCCTGACCGTGCCGCTCTCCCTGATGTTCGGCCAGCCCGAGGAATGGCCCTGCAAGGTGATCCCCATCTGCATGAACACGGTGGTTTATCCGGTGGCCAGCGGCAAGCGTTGCTTTAACCTGGGCAAGGCAATCCGCAAGGCGGTGCAGAGTTATGACGAGGACCTCAACGTCCAGGTCTGGGGCACAGGCGGCATGAGCCACCAGCTGCAGGGCAAGCGCGCCGGCATCATCAATGCGGAATGGGACCAGGCCTTCATGGACAAGCTCGCCGACCATCCCGAAGAACTGGCCGAGATCCCCAAGGTGGAATATATCCGCGAGACCGGCACCGAGGGCCTGGAGACGGTGATGTGGCTCATCATGCGCGGCGCGCTCGGCGACCATGTGAAGGAAATTCACCGCCATTACCATGTGGCCATTTCCAACACCGCCATCGGCCATATCGTGCTCGAAGCCGAAGACTAGGCTCTGCGACAGAGTGAAAGAAAAAAGCCCGGCCTGGAAGCCGGGCTTTTATTTTTTCGGGATGATCGCTTCACTCAGAGCCGCTCAAAGATGGCGGCGATGCCCTGGCCGCCGCCGATGCACATGGTGACCAGGCCGTAGCGGCCGCCGATGCGTTTCAGCTCATACAGCGTCTTGGTGGTCAGGATCGCCCCGGTGGCGCCGACCGGGTGGCCCATCGCCACGGCGCCGCCGTTGGGATTGACCTTGTCGGCCGGCAGGCCCAGTTCCTGGGATACGGCCAGAGCCTGGGCGGCAAAGGCCTCGTTGGATTCGATAACGTCGATGTCGTCAAGGCCGAGGCCGGTGCGCTCAAAAACCCTGCGCACCGCGGGGATCGGACCTTCGCCCATCAGGCTCGGGTCCACCCCGGCATGGGCGAAACCGACCAGGCGGCCGATCGGGCTGCGGCCTTCCGCTTCGGCCTTGGCCCCATCCATCAGCACCACCATGGAGGCGCCGTCATTGATGCCGGAGGAAGAGGCCGCGGTCACGGTGCCGTCTTTTTTGAAGAAGGGTTTGAGGCCGGCCAGACTTTCGGCGGTGGTGTCGGCGCGCACATGTTCATCGGTGTCGAACAGGGTCACGCCTTTGCGGGATTTCAGTTCCACCGGCACGATCTGCTCCTTGAAGTGGCCGGCCGCGATGGCGGCGGCGGCGCGGCGGTGGCTCTCCGCGGAAAAGACATCCTGGTCTTCCCGGGAAATACCGTATTTCTCGGCCACATTCTCGGCGGTGATGCCCATATGGTAGTTATCCCAGGGATCGAGCAGGGTGGTGGTCAGGTCGTCGACGATGGTGCTGTTGCCCATGCGCTGGCCCCAGCGGTTGGAATCGAGCGAATAGCTGGAGTTGCTCATGCTTTCGGCGCCGCCGGCCAGTGCGGTGTCAATTTCACCGAGCTGGATCTGCTGGGCCGCCTGGACGATGGCCTCAAGGCCGGAGCCGCACAGCCGGTTGACGGTCACCGCATGGCTTGTCACCGGCAGGCCGGCATTCACGCCAATCACGCGGGACAGGTAAGAATCCTTGGGGCTGTTGCGGATGACATTGCCGACAATGCTGGACTGGATGGTGGCCGCGTCCACACCGGCGCGCGCGATCGCCTCTTTGGCGGCGATGGTGCCGAGCTGGGCGCTGTTCAGGCTTTTCAGGCTGCCACCAAAGCTGCCGATGGCGGTGCGGGTGGCGCTCAAGATAACGACGTTATTGATCTCTGACATGAATG harbors:
- a CDS encoding SDR family NAD(P)-dependent oxidoreductase → MDYKDKIAFITGGAHGAAFGQAQYFGRLGCRIFIVDIRGDALEAALEKLRAEGIEAHGAQMDLMDREAYARVADQVEDIYGGPPELLFNTAGVFAHGPTEASTYEDFDWVMGVNLNGVINGMVTFVPRMIKAGRPGYIVSTSSMGGFGGHDGTALYSAAKSAVISLMESYREALAKYDIGVSVLCPANINTNIALSSDTRPAHLGKSGYVVNEESKQALKDIYQHGMDPLELAENVHKGIEANQLYILPYPEVKEMVAAYFNNILKAFPPLESDPEGAKKRTEALMEWGQKRRHIFTQKSKDAPV
- a CDS encoding MFS transporter, with protein sequence MNNDPRDIINREPMKARQILVIGLCVFLNALDGFDILAITFAAPGIMQDWSIGKDVMGIVFSAGLLSMTLGSFVLPPLADRIGRRKITLICLVIMSGGMFLSALSSDIYHLAFWRFITGLGIGGMIPTINAISSEFSNEKRRNFSVCVMGIGYAIGGFVGGSAAAVLLSHFAWPSVFIFGGCAALLILPVAYFFMPESIEFLVTRKGQEALPEANAILRTLGHSEAEEIRISETPAKAGIMELFTRDKLRLTLALTFSYLLNIMTVYYILTWVPSIVTDLGFDKVNGTQVSVWVSVGGIIGGALFGWVATFRDLRKMLIALMLSAGVLVIIFGQVPPDLMLLKIVGFLLGFCIYGSTVGLFALLARSYPTTLRATGTGFVVGAGRGGSTIGPVIVGFLLAAGFGIPEVSIIMASGAIIAGLILLLPVVARQSTAPQA
- a CDS encoding alpha/beta fold hydrolase — translated: MNADTPTLILIPGLLSDDIVWEHAAEKLGSLVPVRIADVSGGISMTKMAQEILDKNPGPLYVAGHSMGARVAVEMARLAPDRIRKLALIDTGVHPRKEGEEAKRQVLVDLAYNEGMEALAARWLPPMVHEDRHSDKDLMGALTAMVLRADPEQHERQIKALLDRPDATITLPHIKCPVLLAVGRQDQWSPLSQHEEMLTYLDNAKLVVIEDAGHFAPIERPEQVTKALEEWITT
- a CDS encoding nuclear transport factor 2 family protein, with the protein product MTTEMTGEEKRAIEWYCQQLLNRITNLLDQGRWQELADCYTEDATLARPSDPDNPFRGRAEILASLEARPPRTTCHLLTNSMFEVKSPTEVLAFSRVLLISGDAGNGGAIETANPLLVGSFTDELKKTGEGWQIHNRQGSIDIKYNPQTS
- a CDS encoding feruloyl-CoA synthase; protein product: MAESKQKEQSWRDAPVREVAVWEPKINVRYAEDGTIYIKQEKPLPEGPARIMEPLVHFAETTPDRLFLADRKGGGDWRKLTYGEALKKVRSLGQFILDQGLTADRPILILSGNDLEHALLGLAAAYVGVPYAPVSTAYSNPKTEYKRLKEIVPPLNPGMIFAAEKAPYAGAIEAIATPDVKLLHVDSKNADGVDFEDACNTPPTDAVDEAFANVTKDTIVKFLFTSGSTGTPKAVINTNGMVSAGQMMNQETFLFMKEEPIVVLDWAPWNHTAGGNKVFYMVMFNGGTLYIDDGRPTPQDIHKTIRNLEEVSPTWYFNLPKGFEMLLDHMKTHPEFCQKFYKNLKMLWYAGAKISQHTWNTLEETAVATIGKRILIGSGLGATETSPPALFCTWAMEESGNMGLPCNGVELKLVPMEGKLDARVRGPNIMPGYYKNPEATKKAFDEEGFYCFGDALKPWDPDDFSKGFMFDGRTAENFKLNTGTWVTTGILRDKIVDHFEEAIKDLAITGADRDFLGALVFPNFEVLRKIAGRADASPADLVEDPTVRSYFQDHLDSLAAKNTGSSTLVKRILLVDTPPSPVHNEVTDKGSVNQRAVLANRADLVEEIYAGSPRLIEISGGKK
- a CDS encoding GntR family transcriptional regulator — encoded protein: MSKKPIQILREMILSGELAAGERLTEAGLAEQLGMSRTPIRNAIPALAAEGFLIPVGKRGFAVKEFDDEETLRSIELRGTLEALAGRTLARNGAAPEVIDELVDCLQEGDEIFKKRYVTDDDENAYSEMNIRLHRTIVENCQSPMLESFIDRLYHVPFIAPSAIVFDQVGLDRAYELMFRAHGHHHAIVSAIRARDGERVEFLFKEHSKIQFESMFSTDRKNASAKKSAESLEE
- the desA gene encoding syringate O-demethylase — encoded protein: MVKNLEEYMKAFPSSVEMLRNSQAGPNAYPGVPAEFTNWRDEQWGWQHACVLFDQSYHMVDMLLEGPDALALLTYLGINSFKNFQVDRAKQFVPCSYDGYVIGDVILFYLAENSFSLVGRMPTLSWIQFHAETGDWDVSIHIDQRTAARKDPSRRDNYRFQVQGPNAMKLMEKVLGETPPDLKFFHMCTMNIAGKQVRALRHGMAGQPGFELFGPWDEKEPVQNAIIEAGKEFGLRRVGGRAYSSNTLESGWIPSPLPAVYSGEKMKPYREWLTENDYEAKASIGGSFVSDNIEDYYFTPWDLGYGGFVKFDHDFIGREALEKMADNDHRQKVTLELHSDDVMKVIGSQLDSGEMERGKFWEFPSAVYSMHPMDKVMNDKGETVGVSTWVGYSSNERKMLTLAVLNPEYAKPGTQLTFVWGEENGGTTKPTVEPHKQFEIRALVSPVPYAAVAREQYADIEGWRKQS
- the ligA gene encoding protocatechuate 4,5-dioxygenase subunit alpha, whose translation is MALDKPYKDIPGTTVFDSAQCRKGYHLNQFCMSLMKEENRKRFLADERAYLDEWPLTEDMKQAVMDRDLTRLIELGGNVYFLVKISATDGVSVRTAVASMTDMTEEEYADMLAHGGRPAEGNRSLKDWE
- a CDS encoding class III extradiol dioxygenase subunit beta, translated to MARITAGIGTSHVPLIGRAIDTGETQTDYFKPMFDGYEFTKKWEQEQKPDVVVLVYNDHASAFDLKIIPTFAVGCGEEFKPADEGFGARPVPVVKGHPDLAWHIVHSVIEDDFDLTIINEMEVDHGLTVPLSLMFGQPEEWPCKVIPICMNTVVYPVASGKRCFNLGKAIRKAVQSYDEDLNVQVWGTGGMSHQLQGKRAGIINAEWDQAFMDKLADHPEELAEIPKVEYIRETGTEGLETVMWLIMRGALGDHVKEIHRHYHVAISNTAIGHIVLEAED
- the bktB gene encoding beta-ketothiolase BktB, giving the protein MSEINNVVILSATRTAIGSFGGSLKSLNSAQLGTIAAKEAIARAGVDAATIQSSIVGNVIRNSPKDSYLSRVIGVNAGLPVTSHAVTVNRLCGSGLEAIVQAAQQIQLGEIDTALAGGAESMSNSSYSLDSNRWGQRMGNSTIVDDLTTTLLDPWDNYHMGITAENVAEKYGISREDQDVFSAESHRRAAAAIAAGHFKEQIVPVELKSRKGVTLFDTDEHVRADTTAESLAGLKPFFKKDGTVTAASSSGINDGASMVVLMDGAKAEAEGRSPIGRLVGFAHAGVDPSLMGEGPIPAVRRVFERTGLGLDDIDVIESNEAFAAQALAVSQELGLPADKVNPNGGAVAMGHPVGATGAILTTKTLYELKRIGGRYGLVTMCIGGGQGIAAIFERL